The Nicotiana tomentosiformis chromosome 2, ASM39032v3, whole genome shotgun sequence genome includes the window cttggcattcggccagcTCTTGGGACGACTCTTGGTGAGTACTACTTTCtcaaagtcatagcatcgccgcattcccgaacaaagctctttgttttccaacgtcacttcctcagcaagtaccCAATGTTcccggtagtacttcaatactcgccctatagacagGTACTCTCTTAGTCCTGCTAGCACGGCTTTCCGGTTCGATAGTTCCTCGCACTTGGACTCTCAACGGTCCCCGATCATTCGGCGTACCCCTTTCCATAATGATAACATCTTCCAACTTGGAAATTCGCCCAATTCCGAAGCTTCGATATACCCTCGAATTCGTCTCCTCACCTTAGCAATGCCCTCAGGCAGTCCAAAAGTCTATCCTATTGGAAAGACACTTAACTGATGCATtgcacgcatccttggcaagatctccgctatgatcatgccGAATGTTTATAGTCCACGGCTTCCACTCTTTTACAATATAGTTGcacgacctggcaaacatggccTTCTCTTAACCATCCAACTCATCGGCATATTACCACATTCAGTAGCACCCTAGACTTTCGAAAGAAAGtggaatcacccatttctttCTTCGACCAGCAGTATCGCGTTCTCGAACTCTgatggcatatgaacatcaatctatGCTTTGACATGATCTCCGCACAGACATCCAACGTGCACTCGCCATCTCCACCCTTGCCTTGACACTGTgtcatggcatagtatggccttaatcagctctgatacTATGAGTCACGGGCCCGTTTCCTTACGCTCGCCAGCGGTACCGATTTGCCCatgcggcgcctgcagttcccctcgctgcaggccagccttcATCCTTTCCCAGGTTTTCTAGCATGATCATGTGCCTGTTGGTGGGACTCACCCATGAGGCTCACCCCagcttgtgccgcccgtaagatgtctaggcatttggccctagacatgtcgtggcgcttctCATCTTAGGATCATGATCCATGCGGGCCCTGGGGGTTgccttaggacatgtcttgtccttcgtccaagactgagcatcgctctcgcATGCACTGcgcaatcctcaagcttgacactcgcctagtgcatccgcaacCGACTCgcgcctcgcccgagtaaggcagcgtttagtccttggccattgtcatgcgcatCTTTCGTgtcatgcccatacatagccctcgcaACACACTTTCAtcccgaatagtgcagtgtcgccccacaactgcacgtttaggccaacggacccttgcttgcatggttgaacccaatccatgctcacaagtcgataCATGATGCCCCTAAGCTAGGTGCATTAAGTATCCAATTAGCACAGAGGTCTCTTCCAACATTTTGGCAGCCCACGGGGTAGGCTGTCCCACATATCGAGCCTCCAACGCCTACTTGATGCCCAATGCTAGCCCGAAGGCCTTGTGTCGTCCATAGAGTTTcctaactcgtatggatacctaggaCACTCTTTTGattcatctaggcaggcccttgaggttcccCCTCAAGGTAGCTCTttctatacggctcggtggcagcacgtatggtagaggcaggtcggagctttcatcatcTATACCcacttatatatgcttaaaattaaaaagcccaagttgcccgagtagacagaTCTACGGCAGacaatcagaagagccttttctcaccaATTCTTGGCCGAAGTCACAACCCCAAAATACGAGTTGTCACATCAGTCTGTGATTGATGATATCCAACAAGTTACTGGTTTCAACCATTCTAAATTTCCTTTTTcatatctagggtgtcctatttATGTTGGAAGAAAGAAAGTGGTATATTTTGGGGATCTTGTTGACAAATTCTCCAAAAGGCTACAGGGCTGGCAAGGAAAAATGTTATCCAAAAGACGGGTTTTAGAAGTAAAATTCTGCCCAAGGTCTCACCATGTTTCCAAAAAATAGGTTGCAGGACAATATCATACTTGGAAGAGAATTTTGGGGGTCAGAAAGGAATGTGAACAGTTTATTCTCCGGAAAGTTATTGCTGGAGATCTATCCTTTTAGTGGGACAATTGGGTGGGACTTGGCCCCCTAGCTCAATTCTTTCCTTATTCCTATAAATCCAAGAAAGTTAGAGTGGCTGAATTTATGGAGGATAGAACATGGAATTTGGCCAAACTACACGAGCATCTTCCCGATCATCTAGTGTCAAAAATTCAAGGGATCACAATACATGAAGAGTCAAATGACATTCCAGTTTGGACACTTGACAAGCAACGGATTTTTTCTTGTAAATCAGCGTGGAAAACTTTGAGGACCAAGAATATCACTCTTTTTGCAACCAAAATATGGCATCACAAAGTTCCTTTCAAAGTTTTCTTTTTATGCTCAGATTATTATCCTATAAATTGCCTACTGATGATGTTTTGCTAAGGTTCAATATTATTGGACCTTCTAAATGTCTTTGTTGTATGAATAGACATACAGAAagtattgataatttattcaaTAATGGGGACCTAGCCATTGCAGTTTGGAAATTTTTCTCTAGAACTTGTGGGGTTAGCTTAAATCAAAGAAGCATTAGATCAACTCTGATGAAGTGGTGGCTCAAACCAAAAAACAAGGTACACTCTTTTCTGCTCCAATGCTTGCCTTCAATCATCTGCTGGGAGTTGTGGAAAGCAAGGTGTAGCTCCAAATATGAGGATAGTCGATGTAACCCAGGAAGAATTATAAATCAAGTTATCTACTTAATGAAATTAATGATTTCTTCCCAATTTCCTACACTTGTATTGGATGAGCAATGGCATGTTGCATGTGATCAAGTTGAAAAACTTAAGCCTAAGCTTGATATTCAGTGTTTGAAATAGATCAAACCCGATCCTCTGATGTATAAATTAAGCACGGATGCGTGCTGTAAAGGCAACCTAGGCAGAGCAGGAGGTGGTGGTATTCTGAGAGATGATAAGGGTCAGCTAGCCATGGCATATGCAaattattttgggatatgttCCAACAATGTGGCAGAGGTTTAAGCAGTGCTTATGGGAGTTCAATGGAGTATTAACATGAGTTACTTGAATGTTATAGTTGAATTTGACTCTTTGGTCATTATTGGAATAATTAACGGGACACATGTTATACCATGGCAAGTCAAACATATCATCATGAAGATTTTAGAGCTAAAAGTCCGAGGTAATTTTGTTTTCCACCATTGTTACAGGGAAGTGAACTGTGTAGCTAATTTTTTTAGCTAACTTTGGAGAGCACACAATGCAAAGTTCATTCTTCACACTTGATTTAACTCTCCCTTTGAAGGCTAAAAACTATTTGAAGAATGACATCAACGGCATACCAGTCCTTCGGATCAAAGCGCAAAGAAGAAACTTCACTTTTGATTATGGGTAGttacaataatatatttttacggGTTTTAACTAACTTTTACCTAGAGTACAAAGTTCATAGTGTAAAGGATGAGACTTCATTTACTTTGTTGTATTCTGAACACTTATGTACAAGAATGTCTAAAAACATTCTTCATTTTGTATTGGAGGCTAGGGTCTACATCCTCCTTCATGTACTCTTTTTATGTTATAATTCACAGGTCGGGGTGTCCGCCTAAACCCCCCACAATGGTGGCTTTtgaccaaaagaaaaaaaaaaatttaattttactTTTCCAAAATTTGTCCTATTTACATATTCCAATGTGTCAAGGTAACAGTTAATTAAGGTTAATTTAATGAATACATTTTTTTTTCTAAGAATTTGTATTTTCTTAACGGATGTGCCAAAGATAAAAtagtcacttattgtggaccggagaaAATAGTTACTAGTCTCTTTTTAGTAGGGATATCTATTTTACCTTCCATATTATGAATGTTATTTTAGTAATATAATTTTTTCACCGAAGatttgtaaaatatatatatatatatatatatatatatgcatgagATTGATTAATAGAACACTAAAGATATTTGTAGagttattttcttttcaaatcacaTATGGTCATTTCCTCCTTTTTGCTCTATTTAATGAGAAATGATTAGATATTTTTACGAATTTGAATAGAAGAAAATGCATCTGTaagatttcttattttttttcccCAGATATTTTACATATAAACATAAAAATCTTTTGAGAAATTTGatataaaacaaaacaaaataattgTAATGAACCGCAAAATCAAATTGACTTCTTCACATGTCTCAACTGATGGAAAACTTCACAGTCATCCTATAAAAAAGAGTggagttgaaaattttaaataaacTAGTCAAGAAATTCAATAGTATGCTCTAACTTCTTTTTCTTCAACTCTTCTGACTAATCTTTCAACTATTGTACATATTTATGCAACAGAGAACTCTGTACAGAATCATTCATGCAACAAATTAGAGAAAGCCGAATTAGAAGTTTGAATTGAATTTTCGACACACTGCACGAGAAAACTGTGCCTATATATAAGTTGATTTATATTGATTACACATATGCATTAtttactttttttctttattagAGGTTTTGCAAAACAAAAGTTTCCGTAAATAAGAAAAGGCAGAATGACTTCCTTACCACTTAAATTTGTTGGGTTTTTAAAAGCCGATAtataaattttttactttttcatCTTAACATTCGAACTCATTTTTTTTGCAACTAATAAACACATATGACAAGAGACCATGTGCGCGTGTATTATACATACACATACGTGTCCATCCAGTCAGCAAATGACCAATGGATGTCTTACGCGTCAAAGGCGCGAAAACCCTAACCCAAGAGATCGGGGTCCCCTCTTTTATTCCATAGACCGACCCCCCTCCCCTCATTCTAACCTCTCTCTGACCAAACCCTCCACTGTTCATTCCCAATTCTCCATGTTCCTTTGTTCACGCAAACTCTGCAAATTATCCGACTTAAACTATATCTCCAAATGCCATAGCCTAGTGTAATtcacaaaaaaaggaaaaaagaatatCCTATAAATCTATTCAAACTATAGCTTTTGTTAACATTTTCGATGACATTTTCAATCAATTGGCTTCAAAGTACCCATTTCCGAATCAATTTCTAGGGTTTTGAAATTGTTCATTCCATGTTACGAGAATTACCAAAATATAATACTTTCATGTATTAGCCGCTCGCTCTCTAAGTCTTCTTGCTCCAACATTCAAAAAGGACTTGTTTATGGTGGTGGATATGGCGTGAGGTAAGCGGTACTGGATGAACTTCCAAAATCGATCATAATCACTCACTCCCTTCCAAAATCGATCAAAATCACTCACCCATTTTTTTATTCTCGTTTATTATATGTTAATCTTGTTCTGATCGAGCTTCATTTGGTCTAAGTGATGCAAAACTTAGCTTCAACTCCACAATGACAAAATATACGATTATCCATCATTTTCACGgtctgaaagaaagaaaaaaaattaaaaatagagcTTCAGACTTTACAAGAAGGATGAATGGagcttattttaaaaaatagagGAAGAGGTTATTTTAGAAGGAATGAATAAGAAGACACTTAAATACAACCCATTTTGTATTGTTAGGCGTTGGGAAGGGGGCTTTCACGCTCAAGTGCGTCGTGTTCCTCACGCGGCCTGCTGATTAGGACCAACTGGCGCCATATGGGCATGGTCAATGGTCAAATGTGTTTATTAGTTATGGAAAAAATGAGTTCGAGTATTCAAATGAAAAAATTGAAAGTTTATGTATCGACTTTTAAAACCCCGTCAAGTTTAAATGGCCAGGGAGCCATTCCGCCATAAGAAAACTTAGCATTATGAAAAATGATGATTGAGTATGTTTGGTTGTGTACCCTATGCCCAGCGTTGCATCTCGTAGACATAGAGAATGAAGAATGAGTAACTTACTTTTTCTGAAAATTCTTAATGAATATAGATAATAAAAAGCTTGAAGGTTTAGAAAATGGGTTTTAattgttaatatttttttttcttttttgctttcttgttaataatttttttaataaaaatacaaaattgtAAACATTTAGTCCAGAACTTGATTAATAAAATCAGTTTTGTTAGAGAAATCATCCTAAGGTATATTACTTCTTTAAGAGGAAATTTCTTGGTCAAAGTATTACCATTTGACATTTAAAAAAGCAGCCTTAAACCTTCTAGTAGTATTTTTGGTTTCAAATGTGATGTTCTCTATTCCCTTTTTTTCCACGTTTTGTTCGTggaattgatattattttggaaaTAAAAGAAGATTAGCCATATCACAAATAGGAATGGCAATGAGTATTTTCTTCCGTTTACATTCCGTCTGTCTCACTTTGTCCTCGTCGCGTTTCACTATGTTAGATTTTCTGTTGTTTATTAAATTGATCTCTTTATATGTTTCTTCTGATATTATTTCCAATTTCTTTTACTTGTATTTTCCATCGAaaacttggggggggggggggggggggagggactCTAGAACTATAAATTGGGCATGAAAAAATATATAAGCTAGGTAAACATGATTATCTAACAGTTGTATTTCGTAAGAAGTAAAATGTAAAACCCCTTTTCGTGTGGCTAGACTTCATCTGTTTTTTTGCCTAAAGAACAGAGAGAGTGGTACTAAATAGGTCAGTTTATTCAATGTTGTGGTTTCGTTCCCCTTGGAGAATATAATCCAACATCACAAGTTTTAGGCTTTTAGCAGAAGATTTAATGCCCCGACTTGCAAATTAACCTCTTTGACTGGACTTGTAAATGAAATTGCACTGTCAAAATGGTTCAGTCCATTTGAGCTAATTAAGATCCAAAGCAAGAATCTATGTGATATGAGCATTGCATCCCCCTCTATTGTTTTACATGTTTTGAACCTAACCTTCCGACCCGTGCatcaaatattattaaatatcTTTGAACTTTAGGATTTGCATATATTGGTTTGCCTACTAATATTTGTAAACACTGAACATGATACATTGAACTACTAGTTTGAGAAGCATTTCAAATGAAATACTGATTTTTACTCACAAATGTTACtttaacacccccccccccccccccccccaaaaaaaaaaaaaaacttggtAAAGATCATGTACAAACATAATTTAACTTTCGACTACTTTTTTTCAACCTCAAATATTATACTTATTTTTTTCAACTACAACCAAATTTTGCCAAACGTACGGCATGCTTTTACAATCTTAAAAGCAAGAATTCTAGAGTATTTgaactgcacttcagacctaacGATCCAGTCCTGCTCTAACTTCAAAGAATTTGCACTCTTCCTCGCCACTTGTCCCTAGTCGAAAGTAGAACAAATTAAATACCTCGTTGCTACTTGCTACTTTCAAGTCCTGTCAATATCGTTTCATATGTTTGTTGAGGAACAAATTTGGTAAAACGTTGTCCTTGTTTAGGAACAGAATACCGGTTCCAAGTCTACGGGAGTACACAACAAAATTCAGCAAGATATATCTTCAGGTCCTGTTAACAAAGGCTTTCTTGATAAAAAATAATGGTACGGTAATGTCTGCTTGACACAAAGCCAAAGGTATTTGTCTACAAAATCTCGTCGCCCAAGTAACATGAGAGGgcaaagaattggaacataaacgACATTTGAGCTCTCCTTCAAGCTTTTTACCACAGTTGCTGCAAGGTCTTGTCTAAGATATAGCTAGGCTCCTTTGATGGTGACTCAGCACATTAAGATCACAAGTTTCGAAAGAGAGCCAAAACTGCCAAGTTGTGATGTAGATCAAGATGGGCTATTCAATAATCACAGCTCAATGATCTATGAACGGTGCACCGTCTAGGAACTCACATTAGCCAGCCCTCAGGAACTTTGGTTATGTTACTTGCCCAAAGTACTCCCAAGTCAAAAATTTGATTACATCCCCACATACAGAGATTGATCACATATCCAGTGAGGCCCTCACTGTGAGGGTAGAAGGGAAATATTCGTCTTGAGTGTTTTCCGTGCTCGCCAGTGAACGGCTGCTGCAGTTTCTGATGTTCCCATCTGAGCAGTAGTTAAGAAAGGATCAGCACTAAATGCTTACTCATTTATCCGTAGTCCAAGAGTAACATAAATCTTCACAACTTGACAAGATAGTAAATAGCAGTACATACAACCTTTCTGTCCcataataaataaatatgttACTATTAGTAAAAGCATATAACAATAATTAGATCAAGATCTGTGAATCCctcatttaaaagcttaaattgCAAGAGAGAAGACACTTGTATTTGTTCATTTTAAGTTTATAGTCAGAGTTAAAACAACGTACACCTTTTTCCTCTAATTCCAGCATATCTCTAAAcctttttcctttatttgtttaatgAGAAAAGTATCGGGCTCGCAAAAGGAGGAGAAGGAAACAGCACTTACCTTAACTTCCATATAATAATAGTCTCGCCACAATCCAGTATCTTGATCATAAGTTGTAAGCGCAGTCTCATACAATTTCCGGGCATTTCCGAGACTAATCTTATCTCCACTAGATGCAAGGTTCAATTCCAGCTCAATGCAATTTCTATAAAAAGAAAGTCCTGGATGCGGTAAAGCAAGAAATCTGCACAAGGTTGTCAAACATCAGTCTTGAACATATATCATTAATGCTGTTTAAAGAACAAATGAAATATCATCTAGCATCACAGCACCCCTAAAATTGATCTCATACATAGGGAGAAGTTTTGATTAGGTAATACTGAATAACAAAGTCAAAAGACTGGAGAAAACCCTTATAACTCTCCAACATCTGGAAGTCCCTTGAAGAACCCAATACAAGTTTGAGTTTTTTGTACCAAGGAGGAACCAGGTTAACCTTTTCGGTAGTAGAAAGAAATCGAACTAACATGGTACCTAATTACCTAAACCATCTTTTGAAAACTACTGATTAGCTAATACAATAGGGAAGAACCATGATTGATTCATCTAGTGATCCAGTTGGAAGTGGgttcattttgtactttattcCCCAAAACTGAAAAAGTGGGTTAGAGATAGATGTCTGCACATTTTCTTCCACAATTTTAAACAAGTCTATTTTCAAGTTAACAAAAAAGAACACATTCACCATAACAGAATAGTTTATCAAACATAAATGTTTGCACTATATATACATGACAACAATCAATCAGCAGTAACATACCTCTTATATAACTCTCTAGCACTCCCAAGTCCATCCCTTTGCAGAACAAAATTGACGATGGCAGAAGAGAGGGAAAATCCATCATCACTTCCACCATCTTTGGCCAGTGAAATCATAGAAGTCTCGACTAACTTGTCAAACTGTTTTTGAGTGGAAAAATATTTGATCGCCTGCATAATATGTAATGTAAACGGATCATAAAGAAGCTTTTTAAAGGAGTAAATGGATCTAAGAAGTTCAAGCTCATATATATCCCACTCTTTCACAACTTGTAAAATTAAGGCACAGAAGGAAATCAAACACAATGGCATGTAATAACATTACTCGGGAAAAAAAATGATAGCTTTGCCCtcagaaaagaaataaagaaagccTGTTGCTTGATCAAATACCATGGAACGGGCTCCTAGAGCTCCCATCCTTTTTTTTCATCAGTTAGAGCTCCCAATTCCCATCCTAACAACTACTGGAAAAGAAATTAGTGTTTTCTTTTGGGTAAGATTTGTTTTAAGTCTCCACATCGACAAGGACAAATCCTGCACTTCCTATGAATGCTACTCTATACCAAAAAAGAACAAAACAACAGTTAAACTTGTAGCCATGCGCATGCGTCATTTACTTATACATCTTAACATGGTCAACAATGTAACATGCACTGAATTCAATGAAATCTGTCAACATATAAACACAGCTCAAACACATATAAACACAGCTCAAACTTGCATTCTGTATGTAATATCTCATGACGCCCTCAATGAATGCTTCCTATGCCAAAAAAGcaaaaaacaaatagaaaaagaaacagaACACAAACGACAGTGAAACAGCATAACCATGTACATGTGTCATCCACTGATGCATCTCTAACATGCTCAACAAAGTAAATGCATTGAACTAAATGGAATCTGCCAAGATAAAAGCACCGCTCAAACTTGTATCTTATATGTATTATCATATGAAAGCCCTCAATGCTTGCAAAAGGAATCTATTCAGGTAGCAGAAGAAATATTGATATGTGCTCTCGGAAAGCAAGATCATATATCACAGCTAAGACAAAAAGAGCATTAAAGTTTCTATCATCATCTTATAATGCATGACAAAGACTCTAAATAAGGATGGTTTTTGCTTTGGCCTACCATACGCCATATAGTTTCTGCCTCTGATACAGGAACTTTCAATAAAACATTTCTCATGAGTTCAAAGACAGAAGACAGAGCTGCCTTATTTGGAGTGCAGCTCTTCTGGATAAGTCTCATTTCCACTGAGAGCCGTAAAGCCCATAGCTGCACTGCTTCTGAAAATTTTCCAGAACACAATTTCTCCGCCAAAGTCTTAGCTTCATCTACTTTCCCAAGTTGCAATAGAAAAGAAACATGCTGACAAGCAAGATCCTCTGTGATGCACCCCATGGTTTCAGCCTTTTCAAATACTACCAGGAGATGTGAAATAGGATCCATAGCATGACTAGATGCACCGAAGTGCTCAGAAGATTGACTGCTCTGATTTCTAAAATGAATGACATCCatcaagaactttgaataacaatCAAACATTGAGGCTGAAGGCACAAATTTTAAACCCTCCTCATAAACCTACAGAATTGATGCGTGTAACCTTGTCAGTAGAGGACAACTATACAGCATAAAAAAGAGAATTGCAGACAATGAATTCTCCAAACAACCCCCCTCCCCACCCCAAAACCCACAAAAAAGAGTATCAGAGTTTGCTACTCAAGAACATACAACTGCCTGCACCTGCTAGTGAAATGAGAAAGTTATACAGGATATTCCGAAAAATAGTTGTTTACTAGTGAACTAAAAGAGTGAATCAAATCATAAAACTAAACGAAAGGAAGACATTGAACAGTAAAGCACAGGCCTGGGATTATCTTCACGTTTCATGTAAAACCAAAGATTTTTGGCAGATGTCATCTGACTTAGTCaaggaaaagtataaaattgTCCTCGATACTCGATAGTAAGTTCAAGTCAGTGTTTTGGATAGCGTGCGGCGACAAATAGCGACGAGGGCCTGCTTCACTGAGGCGAGCAGCGAAGCGCTCGCCTTTTTGATGTGAAGCGACAATTTATACAAACTAAAAACTCAATAgcaataatatattaataaatatatcaattcaaaaattaaaaaactcAATAGATAGTCATAGTAGATTCATAAACTAAAACAAGCAACATCTATATGCAATTAATTCTGCTCTATAAGACTAACGGAGAGTAACTTTTAGGTTTGATTTGAACTATGAAGAAGCTCTCTGTCTAATTGCCTCTGCCCGTATCCATGATTAAAAAAacagagcaaaaaaaaaaagaagagaagaagaaaaaggaagggaagaaagaaataaagataGAAAGAAAGCTAGCTCAAACCTCAAAGAACTCTCTGCTGCTTGCTCGAACAACAGagccaaaaaaaaagaagaaaaaggaaggaagAAAGAAGACTGAAGAAagaggaaagaagaaaaagaaaaagaaggaaaaaaaattgaCAGCATTGGTCGAAGCTAAAAAATGGAGAGcagaaactcgaagaagaaaggagaagaagaaagaagaaatggACAACGCTGATGaacgaagaagaagatgaaatccCAAGCCCTAATATTTAGTTTATTGATCAAAAAAACAAATGGCGCTGATGGTTGTTGAAGGAGAAAGAAGTGAAAAACCCAAGCCCTAATTTGTATTTTAATCGTTGTTTGGTCGctgccttttctttctttttattccaAAAGCGCCGCTACACATCGCCTCACGCATCGCAGCGCCTCTCGCTACACATACAGAGGCGCTCGCCTTTCTGAAATCGCCACGCAACAGAGCAAAATGGCGCCGGCAGCTCGCATCGCATCGCCTCACGCTATTAGCGCTGGGGCGAGCGCTATTTACAACACTGGTTCAAGTAGCATGTATAAAATTGTCCTCGATAGTAAGTTCAAGTAGCATGCACTGTTGCACATGAAGGAACAATCTCCAACCACATTAGAAGATGGATACTCAGAAGGGTAATTCCAGAATTTATGCCACCTTTTTCTTAGACTGAAGAACAGGAAGTGGAGCAAACAAAGACTGAGGATTTATTCACGAATTAAGAGCCTTCATTTTCAAATAGCAAGCGTAAGTTGCTGGCAAATAACATGTCCTTTTATATGATCTTAGACATGACAAATCAAACTATCATATTAGACAAGGCAATTTAAGGCAATGGATTACAACATCAAAACTGAACATGTCTGGAGCAACTAAGGTTTAGAGTTACCTGAATTGCTGTGCTTAACTGATCAGCTGTCATTGCTTCAGTACTCTCTGGATTATTAAGATCAATCACTTCCTGTCTTGCAAGCCAATCCCAATATTTTGGTTCTTCGGAAAAGTCCCGTTTCATATCAGCAAGTATCTCATTTCGCATATCTTCTGAATGAGCTAAATCTGTTGCTGCTAGTATCTCAAGAAACCGTGTTCTTAAACTGAAACTGGAAGGGAGGGCTTTAATAGAACCACTGTAAACTGTCCGAAGAACACTTAAACCTTGTTCCCTAAATAAATCTAATTTTTCCTTTGGGTCTCCTTCGTGAAGGTTGGATAATTTGTCATCCTCTCTTTTATCATCAAGGGCCATAAATAATTCCTTGTTCTCATCTCTCCACTGTTCCTCTTTAGCATTTTTGCCAGAACGAGCCAATGTTCCCTCATCTTCTCCTAACACGACTTTGCGAGCCTTTAATTTATTTAGGTATGTAAGCTCCATCCGTAGATATTCTACCCACAGATCCTCAGAAGTTGGACATGCTCTCAAGCCACTATGCATCAGGGCACGAGCAGCAGCAGCATTTAAGTTGTTGTCAAATTCCCAAGCTGCAGCATATATCCAAACTCCAGGCACCTTAGGGTGAAACCTAATTGCCTGCGCCAGGGCCTAATGAAGAACAATATGAATGAGAACAACATAAGACACCCAAAAGCACAATTTCGCATCATTCTCAACATTTA containing:
- the LOC104084801 gene encoding uncharacterized protein translates to MADVVQYKMERMLPELDDLERRGLFSRHEIAEIVKQRRKFEYRLKRPSPLKQDFVAYIDYEKSLDALRLLRKKAQMKKTGDRKVKKSVSDYAGVSRIIEIYRLATSRFKGDIELWFQYLEFCRERRNGRMKKALAQAIRFHPKVPGVWIYAAAWEFDNNLNAAAARALMHSGLRACPTSEDLWVEYLRMELTYLNKLKARKVVLGEDEGTLARSGKNAKEEQWRDENKELFMALDDKREDDKLSNLHEGDPKEKLDLFREQGLSVLRTVYSGSIKALPSSFSLRTRFLEILAATDLAHSEDMRNEILADMKRDFSEEPKYWDWLARQEVIDLNNPESTEAMTADQLSTAIQVYEEGLKFVPSASMFDCYSKFLMDVIHFRNQSSQSSEHFGASSHAMDPISHLLVVFEKAETMGCITEDLACQHVSFLLQLGKVDEAKTLAEKLCSGKFSEAVQLWALRLSVEMRLIQKSCTPNKAALSSVFELMRNVLLKVPVSEAETIWRMAIKYFSTQKQFDKLVETSMISLAKDGGSDDGFSLSSAIVNFVLQRDGLGSARELYKRFLALPHPGLSFYRNCIELELNLASSGDKISLGNARKLYETALTTYDQDTGLWRDYYYMEVKMGTSETAAAVHWRARKTLKTNISLLPSQ